A region from the Linepithema humile isolate Giens D197 chromosome 1, Lhum_UNIL_v1.0, whole genome shotgun sequence genome encodes:
- the Opa1 gene encoding dynamin-like GTPase OPA1, mitochondrial isoform X1, which translates to MKQIICGKFGHGILLVSKTSKHPITIISTRKLMSGKFSRYCRPLLATPQPRYFANPHRGYAMVVARILRGALKIRYLLLGGALGGGVTLQKKYEQWKEALPDLGWLQNMMPNEKQWQDFRESLMTVKDSMADKIEIDPRIKEFGLSKYREYRVWFDQRLDDAIKAAENRQKDYQDSNSIQSAFDTISMVAKQAYSAETNQLSKNMIAFARPMASDSNTEEERKKAQSSQQRMNAMQDELMQMQLKYQREIERLERENKELRKQILLRGNQKFTNKKIKKSLIDMYSDVLDELNDYDSAYSTADHLPRVVVVGDQSSGKTSVLEMIAQARIFPRGGGEMMTRAPVKVTLSEGPYHIAQFKDSSREFDLTKESELAELRREVELRMKNSVKNGKTVSPDVISMTVKGPGLQRMVLVDLPGIISTVTVDMAEDTREAIKQMSQQYMSNPNAIILCIQDGSVDAERSNVTDLVAQMDPSGKRTIFVLTKVDMAEENLTNPDRLRKILSGKLFPMKALGYFAVVTGRGRQDDSIQTIKDYEEKFFRNSKLFKDGLAMSGQVTTKNLSLAVAECFWKMVRETVEQQADAFKATRFNLETEWKNNFPRLRELDRDELFEKARGEILDEIVNLSQVSPRHWEEVLMTRNWEKVSMHVFENIYLPAAQSGNPNTFNTTVDIKLRNWAEQQLPARSVESGWECLQQEFQNFMAQARLSPDHDDIFDNLKNAVVNEAMRRHSWEEKASEMLRVIQLNILEDRSVNDKREWDQAVRFLETSVKDKLQSTEQILRDMLGPNRKDRWLYWQNQTEEQQKRTAVKNELDKILYADKKHAPTLTHDELTAVRKNLQRNGLEIDNEFIRETWHPVYRRFFLQQSLARVYDCRKGYYLYHTGHENEMECNDVVLFWRIQQMLKVTANALRQQIMNREARRLDKEIKEVLEDYSQDSEIKAKLLTGRRVTLAEELKRVRQIQEKLEEFIQALNKEK; encoded by the exons AAATATGAACAGTGGAAAGAAGCGTTACCAGATTTGGGGTGGCTACAAAACATGATGCCCAATGAAAAACAATGGCAAGATTTTCGTGAATCTCTTATGACAGTGAAGGATAGTATGgctgataaaattgaaattg ATCCTCGTATAAAGGAATTTGGGCTATCTAAATATCGTGAATACAGAGTATGGTTTGATCAAAGACTGGATGATGCTATTAAAGCAGCAGAAAATCGACAGAAAGACTACCAAGATAGTAATTCAATACAGA GTGCATTTGATACAATTTCGATGGTAGCTAAACAAGCTTACTCAG caGAAACAAATCAGTTGTCGAAAAATATGATTGCCTTTGCACGCCCAATGGCTAGCGATAGTAATACCGAGGAGGAACGTAAGAAAGCTC aATCTTCGCAACAGAGAATGAATGCCATGCAAGACGAGTTGATGCAGATGCAGCTGAAGTATCAACGTGAAATTGAAAGATTGGAAAGAGAAAACAAAGAGTTACGCAAACAAATACTCTTACGAGGAAATCAGAAGTTTACCAACAAAAAGATCAAA AAATCATTAATTGACATGTACAGCGATGTCTTGGATGAGCTGAATGATTATGATAGTGCTTATTCTACCGCTGATCATCTACCTAGAGTAGTAGTCGTCGGTGACCAAAGTTCTGGTAAAACCTCCGTGCTGGAAATGATTGCTCAAGCAAGGATATTCCCAag AGGCGGAGGTGAAATGATGACGAGAGCACCAGTCAAAGTCACCCTAAGCGAAGGTCCATATCACATAGCACAGTTCAAAGATAGCTCTAGAGAATTCGACCTAACTAAAGAATCAGAATTAGCCGAGCTCAGACGGGAGGTGGAATTGAGAATGAAAAATAGCGTTAAGAATGGAAAGACAGTCAGTCCGGATGTCATTTCGATGACTGTGAAGGGACCGGGTCTTCAACGTATGGTTCTAGTCGATCTACCTGGTATTATTAgt ACAGTAACTGTTGATATGGCGGAAGACACTCGTGAGGCGATTAAACAAATGAGTCAGCAGTATATGAGCAATCCTAACGCGATCATTCTTTGCATACAAGACGGCTCCGTCGACGCAGAGAGGAGTAACGTGACCGATCTTGTAGCTCAAATGGATCCATCGGGGAAAAGAACAATCTTTGTTTTGACAAAG GTTGACATGGCGgaagaaaatttaactaatCCTGACAGATTGCGTAAAATTTTATCCGGTAAATTGTTTCCGATGAAAGCATTAGGCTATTTCGCCGTAGTTACCGGTCGTGGCAGGCAAGATGACAGCATACAAACGATCAAAGATTACGAAGAAAAGTTTTTCAGGAATTCAAAACTCTTCaa agatGGTTTAGCTATGTCGGGTCAAGTGACTACCAAAAACTTGAGCTTGGCAGTTGCCGAATGCTTTTGGAAAATGGTCCGTGAAACAGTGGAGCAGCAAGCAGATGCATTTAAGGCTACGAGATTTAATTTGGAAACAGAATGGAAGAATAATTTCCCAag GTTAAGAGAATTAGACAGAGACGAGCTGTTCGAAAAAGCACGAGGTGAAATTTTAGACGAGATCGTCAACTTGTCGCAAGTGTCGCCGCGGCACTGGGAAGAAGTGTTGATGACTCGAAATTGGGAAAAAGTCAGCATGCatgttttcgaaaatatttatctgcCTGCTGCTCAAAGTGGAAATCCAA ATACATTCAACACCACTGTCGACATCAAGCTTAGGAATTGGGCTGAACAGCAACTACCTGCGCGTAGTGTCGAGAGCGGATGGGAATGTTTACAACAGGAATTCCAGAATTTCATGGCGCAAGCTCGGCTCAGCCCGGATCATGATGATATCTTCGACAATCTCAAGAACGCTGTTGTGAACGAAGCAATGCGGCGTCACTCGTGGGAAGAGAAG GCATCGGAAATGCTGCGTGTTATTCAACTTAACATTTTGGAAGACAGAAGTGTAAACGACAAACGTGAATGGGATCAGGCAGTTCGATTTCTAGAAACATCCGTTAAGGACAAACTGCAAAGTACAGAACAAATTCTGCGTGATATGCTGGGTCCTAATCGCAAAGATCGGTGGCTCTATTGGCAAAATCAAACTGAGGAACAACAGAAACGTACAGCGGTTAAGAATGAATTAGATAAAATTCTTTACGCCGACAAG AAACACGCACCAACTCTGACGCACGATGAACTTACGGCTGTTAGGAAAAATTTACAACGGAATGGATTAGAAATCgataatgaatttattcgaGAAACATGGCATCCTGTATACAGGAGATTTTTCTTGCAACAGAGTTTAGCGAGAGTGTACGATTGTAGGAAAGGATATTATCTATATCACACAGGGCACGAAAATGAA atggAATGTAACGATGTGGTGCTTTTCTGGCGAATACAACAAATGCTGAAAGTCACTGCAAATGCGCTGCGGCAGCAAATTATGAACAGAGAAGCTCGAAGATTAGACAAAGAAATTAAGGAAGTTCTCGAGGACTATAGTCAAGATAGCGAAATCAAGGCAAAATTACTTACAGGCAGACGAGTCACATTAGCTGAGGAACTAA aaCGAGTTAGacaaattcaagaaaaattagaagaatttaTCCAAGCattaaataaagagaaatga
- the Opa1 gene encoding dynamin-like GTPase OPA1, mitochondrial isoform X8, translating to MKQIICGKFGHGILLVSKTSKHPITIISTRKLMSGKFSRYCRPLLATPQPRYFANPHRGYAMVVARILRGALKIRYLLLGGALGGGVTLQKKYEQWKEALPDLGWLQNMMPNEKQWQDFRESLMTVKDSMADKIEIGAFDTISMVAKQAYSESSQQRMNAMQDELMQMQLKYQREIERLERENKELRKQILLRGNQKFTNKKIKKSLIDMYSDVLDELNDYDSAYSTADHLPRVVVVGDQSSGKTSVLEMIAQARIFPRGGGEMMTRAPVKVTLSEGPYHIAQFKDSSREFDLTKESELAELRREVELRMKNSVKNGKTVSPDVISMTVKGPGLQRMVLVDLPGIISTVTVDMAEDTREAIKQMSQQYMSNPNAIILCIQDGSVDAERSNVTDLVAQMDPSGKRTIFVLTKVDMAEENLTNPDRLRKILSGKLFPMKALGYFAVVTGRGRQDDSIQTIKDYEEKFFRNSKLFKDGLAMSGQVTTKNLSLAVAECFWKMVRETVEQQADAFKATRFNLETEWKNNFPRLRELDRDELFEKARGEILDEIVNLSQVSPRHWEEVLMTRNWEKVSMHVFENIYLPAAQSGNPNTFNTTVDIKLRNWAEQQLPARSVESGWECLQQEFQNFMAQARLSPDHDDIFDNLKNAVVNEAMRRHSWEEKASEMLRVIQLNILEDRSVNDKREWDQAVRFLETSVKDKLQSTEQILRDMLGPNRKDRWLYWQNQTEEQQKRTAVKNELDKILYADKKHAPTLTHDELTAVRKNLQRNGLEIDNEFIRETWHPVYRRFFLQQSLARVYDCRKGYYLYHTGHENEMECNDVVLFWRIQQMLKVTANALRQQIMNREARRLDKEIKEVLEDYSQDSEIKAKLLTGRRVTLAEELKRVRQIQEKLEEFIQALNKEK from the exons AAATATGAACAGTGGAAAGAAGCGTTACCAGATTTGGGGTGGCTACAAAACATGATGCCCAATGAAAAACAATGGCAAGATTTTCGTGAATCTCTTATGACAGTGAAGGATAGTATGgctgataaaattgaaattg GTGCATTTGATACAATTTCGATGGTAGCTAAACAAGCTTACTCAG aATCTTCGCAACAGAGAATGAATGCCATGCAAGACGAGTTGATGCAGATGCAGCTGAAGTATCAACGTGAAATTGAAAGATTGGAAAGAGAAAACAAAGAGTTACGCAAACAAATACTCTTACGAGGAAATCAGAAGTTTACCAACAAAAAGATCAAA AAATCATTAATTGACATGTACAGCGATGTCTTGGATGAGCTGAATGATTATGATAGTGCTTATTCTACCGCTGATCATCTACCTAGAGTAGTAGTCGTCGGTGACCAAAGTTCTGGTAAAACCTCCGTGCTGGAAATGATTGCTCAAGCAAGGATATTCCCAag AGGCGGAGGTGAAATGATGACGAGAGCACCAGTCAAAGTCACCCTAAGCGAAGGTCCATATCACATAGCACAGTTCAAAGATAGCTCTAGAGAATTCGACCTAACTAAAGAATCAGAATTAGCCGAGCTCAGACGGGAGGTGGAATTGAGAATGAAAAATAGCGTTAAGAATGGAAAGACAGTCAGTCCGGATGTCATTTCGATGACTGTGAAGGGACCGGGTCTTCAACGTATGGTTCTAGTCGATCTACCTGGTATTATTAgt ACAGTAACTGTTGATATGGCGGAAGACACTCGTGAGGCGATTAAACAAATGAGTCAGCAGTATATGAGCAATCCTAACGCGATCATTCTTTGCATACAAGACGGCTCCGTCGACGCAGAGAGGAGTAACGTGACCGATCTTGTAGCTCAAATGGATCCATCGGGGAAAAGAACAATCTTTGTTTTGACAAAG GTTGACATGGCGgaagaaaatttaactaatCCTGACAGATTGCGTAAAATTTTATCCGGTAAATTGTTTCCGATGAAAGCATTAGGCTATTTCGCCGTAGTTACCGGTCGTGGCAGGCAAGATGACAGCATACAAACGATCAAAGATTACGAAGAAAAGTTTTTCAGGAATTCAAAACTCTTCaa agatGGTTTAGCTATGTCGGGTCAAGTGACTACCAAAAACTTGAGCTTGGCAGTTGCCGAATGCTTTTGGAAAATGGTCCGTGAAACAGTGGAGCAGCAAGCAGATGCATTTAAGGCTACGAGATTTAATTTGGAAACAGAATGGAAGAATAATTTCCCAag GTTAAGAGAATTAGACAGAGACGAGCTGTTCGAAAAAGCACGAGGTGAAATTTTAGACGAGATCGTCAACTTGTCGCAAGTGTCGCCGCGGCACTGGGAAGAAGTGTTGATGACTCGAAATTGGGAAAAAGTCAGCATGCatgttttcgaaaatatttatctgcCTGCTGCTCAAAGTGGAAATCCAA ATACATTCAACACCACTGTCGACATCAAGCTTAGGAATTGGGCTGAACAGCAACTACCTGCGCGTAGTGTCGAGAGCGGATGGGAATGTTTACAACAGGAATTCCAGAATTTCATGGCGCAAGCTCGGCTCAGCCCGGATCATGATGATATCTTCGACAATCTCAAGAACGCTGTTGTGAACGAAGCAATGCGGCGTCACTCGTGGGAAGAGAAG GCATCGGAAATGCTGCGTGTTATTCAACTTAACATTTTGGAAGACAGAAGTGTAAACGACAAACGTGAATGGGATCAGGCAGTTCGATTTCTAGAAACATCCGTTAAGGACAAACTGCAAAGTACAGAACAAATTCTGCGTGATATGCTGGGTCCTAATCGCAAAGATCGGTGGCTCTATTGGCAAAATCAAACTGAGGAACAACAGAAACGTACAGCGGTTAAGAATGAATTAGATAAAATTCTTTACGCCGACAAG AAACACGCACCAACTCTGACGCACGATGAACTTACGGCTGTTAGGAAAAATTTACAACGGAATGGATTAGAAATCgataatgaatttattcgaGAAACATGGCATCCTGTATACAGGAGATTTTTCTTGCAACAGAGTTTAGCGAGAGTGTACGATTGTAGGAAAGGATATTATCTATATCACACAGGGCACGAAAATGAA atggAATGTAACGATGTGGTGCTTTTCTGGCGAATACAACAAATGCTGAAAGTCACTGCAAATGCGCTGCGGCAGCAAATTATGAACAGAGAAGCTCGAAGATTAGACAAAGAAATTAAGGAAGTTCTCGAGGACTATAGTCAAGATAGCGAAATCAAGGCAAAATTACTTACAGGCAGACGAGTCACATTAGCTGAGGAACTAA aaCGAGTTAGacaaattcaagaaaaattagaagaatttaTCCAAGCattaaataaagagaaatga
- the Opa1 gene encoding dynamin-like GTPase OPA1, mitochondrial isoform X6 encodes MKQIICGKFGHGILLVSKTSKHPITIISTRKLMSGKFSRYCRPLLATPQPRYFANPHRGYAMVVARILRGALKIRYLLLGGALGGGVTLQKKYEQWKEALPDLGWLQNMMPNEKQWQDFRESLMTVKDSMADKIEIGAFDTISMVAKQAYSETNQLSKNMIAFARPMASDSNTEEERKKAQSSQQRMNAMQDELMQMQLKYQREIERLERENKELRKQILLRGNQKFTNKKIKKSLIDMYSDVLDELNDYDSAYSTADHLPRVVVVGDQSSGKTSVLEMIAQARIFPRGGGEMMTRAPVKVTLSEGPYHIAQFKDSSREFDLTKESELAELRREVELRMKNSVKNGKTVSPDVISMTVKGPGLQRMVLVDLPGIISTVTVDMAEDTREAIKQMSQQYMSNPNAIILCIQDGSVDAERSNVTDLVAQMDPSGKRTIFVLTKVDMAEENLTNPDRLRKILSGKLFPMKALGYFAVVTGRGRQDDSIQTIKDYEEKFFRNSKLFKDGLAMSGQVTTKNLSLAVAECFWKMVRETVEQQADAFKATRFNLETEWKNNFPRLRELDRDELFEKARGEILDEIVNLSQVSPRHWEEVLMTRNWEKVSMHVFENIYLPAAQSGNPNTFNTTVDIKLRNWAEQQLPARSVESGWECLQQEFQNFMAQARLSPDHDDIFDNLKNAVVNEAMRRHSWEEKASEMLRVIQLNILEDRSVNDKREWDQAVRFLETSVKDKLQSTEQILRDMLGPNRKDRWLYWQNQTEEQQKRTAVKNELDKILYADKKHAPTLTHDELTAVRKNLQRNGLEIDNEFIRETWHPVYRRFFLQQSLARVYDCRKGYYLYHTGHENEMECNDVVLFWRIQQMLKVTANALRQQIMNREARRLDKEIKEVLEDYSQDSEIKAKLLTGRRVTLAEELKRVRQIQEKLEEFIQALNKEK; translated from the exons AAATATGAACAGTGGAAAGAAGCGTTACCAGATTTGGGGTGGCTACAAAACATGATGCCCAATGAAAAACAATGGCAAGATTTTCGTGAATCTCTTATGACAGTGAAGGATAGTATGgctgataaaattgaaattg GTGCATTTGATACAATTTCGATGGTAGCTAAACAAGCTTACTCAG AAACAAATCAGTTGTCGAAAAATATGATTGCCTTTGCACGCCCAATGGCTAGCGATAGTAATACCGAGGAGGAACGTAAGAAAGCTC aATCTTCGCAACAGAGAATGAATGCCATGCAAGACGAGTTGATGCAGATGCAGCTGAAGTATCAACGTGAAATTGAAAGATTGGAAAGAGAAAACAAAGAGTTACGCAAACAAATACTCTTACGAGGAAATCAGAAGTTTACCAACAAAAAGATCAAA AAATCATTAATTGACATGTACAGCGATGTCTTGGATGAGCTGAATGATTATGATAGTGCTTATTCTACCGCTGATCATCTACCTAGAGTAGTAGTCGTCGGTGACCAAAGTTCTGGTAAAACCTCCGTGCTGGAAATGATTGCTCAAGCAAGGATATTCCCAag AGGCGGAGGTGAAATGATGACGAGAGCACCAGTCAAAGTCACCCTAAGCGAAGGTCCATATCACATAGCACAGTTCAAAGATAGCTCTAGAGAATTCGACCTAACTAAAGAATCAGAATTAGCCGAGCTCAGACGGGAGGTGGAATTGAGAATGAAAAATAGCGTTAAGAATGGAAAGACAGTCAGTCCGGATGTCATTTCGATGACTGTGAAGGGACCGGGTCTTCAACGTATGGTTCTAGTCGATCTACCTGGTATTATTAgt ACAGTAACTGTTGATATGGCGGAAGACACTCGTGAGGCGATTAAACAAATGAGTCAGCAGTATATGAGCAATCCTAACGCGATCATTCTTTGCATACAAGACGGCTCCGTCGACGCAGAGAGGAGTAACGTGACCGATCTTGTAGCTCAAATGGATCCATCGGGGAAAAGAACAATCTTTGTTTTGACAAAG GTTGACATGGCGgaagaaaatttaactaatCCTGACAGATTGCGTAAAATTTTATCCGGTAAATTGTTTCCGATGAAAGCATTAGGCTATTTCGCCGTAGTTACCGGTCGTGGCAGGCAAGATGACAGCATACAAACGATCAAAGATTACGAAGAAAAGTTTTTCAGGAATTCAAAACTCTTCaa agatGGTTTAGCTATGTCGGGTCAAGTGACTACCAAAAACTTGAGCTTGGCAGTTGCCGAATGCTTTTGGAAAATGGTCCGTGAAACAGTGGAGCAGCAAGCAGATGCATTTAAGGCTACGAGATTTAATTTGGAAACAGAATGGAAGAATAATTTCCCAag GTTAAGAGAATTAGACAGAGACGAGCTGTTCGAAAAAGCACGAGGTGAAATTTTAGACGAGATCGTCAACTTGTCGCAAGTGTCGCCGCGGCACTGGGAAGAAGTGTTGATGACTCGAAATTGGGAAAAAGTCAGCATGCatgttttcgaaaatatttatctgcCTGCTGCTCAAAGTGGAAATCCAA ATACATTCAACACCACTGTCGACATCAAGCTTAGGAATTGGGCTGAACAGCAACTACCTGCGCGTAGTGTCGAGAGCGGATGGGAATGTTTACAACAGGAATTCCAGAATTTCATGGCGCAAGCTCGGCTCAGCCCGGATCATGATGATATCTTCGACAATCTCAAGAACGCTGTTGTGAACGAAGCAATGCGGCGTCACTCGTGGGAAGAGAAG GCATCGGAAATGCTGCGTGTTATTCAACTTAACATTTTGGAAGACAGAAGTGTAAACGACAAACGTGAATGGGATCAGGCAGTTCGATTTCTAGAAACATCCGTTAAGGACAAACTGCAAAGTACAGAACAAATTCTGCGTGATATGCTGGGTCCTAATCGCAAAGATCGGTGGCTCTATTGGCAAAATCAAACTGAGGAACAACAGAAACGTACAGCGGTTAAGAATGAATTAGATAAAATTCTTTACGCCGACAAG AAACACGCACCAACTCTGACGCACGATGAACTTACGGCTGTTAGGAAAAATTTACAACGGAATGGATTAGAAATCgataatgaatttattcgaGAAACATGGCATCCTGTATACAGGAGATTTTTCTTGCAACAGAGTTTAGCGAGAGTGTACGATTGTAGGAAAGGATATTATCTATATCACACAGGGCACGAAAATGAA atggAATGTAACGATGTGGTGCTTTTCTGGCGAATACAACAAATGCTGAAAGTCACTGCAAATGCGCTGCGGCAGCAAATTATGAACAGAGAAGCTCGAAGATTAGACAAAGAAATTAAGGAAGTTCTCGAGGACTATAGTCAAGATAGCGAAATCAAGGCAAAATTACTTACAGGCAGACGAGTCACATTAGCTGAGGAACTAA aaCGAGTTAGacaaattcaagaaaaattagaagaatttaTCCAAGCattaaataaagagaaatga
- the Opa1 gene encoding dynamin-like GTPase OPA1, mitochondrial isoform X5 has translation MKQIICGKFGHGILLVSKTSKHPITIISTRKLMSGKFSRYCRPLLATPQPRYFANPHRGYAMVVARILRGALKIRYLLLGGALGGGVTLQKKYEQWKEALPDLGWLQNMMPNEKQWQDFRESLMTVKDSMADKIEIGAFDTISMVAKQAYSAETNQLSKNMIAFARPMASDSNTEEERKKAQSSQQRMNAMQDELMQMQLKYQREIERLERENKELRKQILLRGNQKFTNKKIKKSLIDMYSDVLDELNDYDSAYSTADHLPRVVVVGDQSSGKTSVLEMIAQARIFPRGGGEMMTRAPVKVTLSEGPYHIAQFKDSSREFDLTKESELAELRREVELRMKNSVKNGKTVSPDVISMTVKGPGLQRMVLVDLPGIISTVTVDMAEDTREAIKQMSQQYMSNPNAIILCIQDGSVDAERSNVTDLVAQMDPSGKRTIFVLTKVDMAEENLTNPDRLRKILSGKLFPMKALGYFAVVTGRGRQDDSIQTIKDYEEKFFRNSKLFKDGLAMSGQVTTKNLSLAVAECFWKMVRETVEQQADAFKATRFNLETEWKNNFPRLRELDRDELFEKARGEILDEIVNLSQVSPRHWEEVLMTRNWEKVSMHVFENIYLPAAQSGNPNTFNTTVDIKLRNWAEQQLPARSVESGWECLQQEFQNFMAQARLSPDHDDIFDNLKNAVVNEAMRRHSWEEKASEMLRVIQLNILEDRSVNDKREWDQAVRFLETSVKDKLQSTEQILRDMLGPNRKDRWLYWQNQTEEQQKRTAVKNELDKILYADKKHAPTLTHDELTAVRKNLQRNGLEIDNEFIRETWHPVYRRFFLQQSLARVYDCRKGYYLYHTGHENEMECNDVVLFWRIQQMLKVTANALRQQIMNREARRLDKEIKEVLEDYSQDSEIKAKLLTGRRVTLAEELKRVRQIQEKLEEFIQALNKEK, from the exons AAATATGAACAGTGGAAAGAAGCGTTACCAGATTTGGGGTGGCTACAAAACATGATGCCCAATGAAAAACAATGGCAAGATTTTCGTGAATCTCTTATGACAGTGAAGGATAGTATGgctgataaaattgaaattg GTGCATTTGATACAATTTCGATGGTAGCTAAACAAGCTTACTCAG caGAAACAAATCAGTTGTCGAAAAATATGATTGCCTTTGCACGCCCAATGGCTAGCGATAGTAATACCGAGGAGGAACGTAAGAAAGCTC aATCTTCGCAACAGAGAATGAATGCCATGCAAGACGAGTTGATGCAGATGCAGCTGAAGTATCAACGTGAAATTGAAAGATTGGAAAGAGAAAACAAAGAGTTACGCAAACAAATACTCTTACGAGGAAATCAGAAGTTTACCAACAAAAAGATCAAA AAATCATTAATTGACATGTACAGCGATGTCTTGGATGAGCTGAATGATTATGATAGTGCTTATTCTACCGCTGATCATCTACCTAGAGTAGTAGTCGTCGGTGACCAAAGTTCTGGTAAAACCTCCGTGCTGGAAATGATTGCTCAAGCAAGGATATTCCCAag AGGCGGAGGTGAAATGATGACGAGAGCACCAGTCAAAGTCACCCTAAGCGAAGGTCCATATCACATAGCACAGTTCAAAGATAGCTCTAGAGAATTCGACCTAACTAAAGAATCAGAATTAGCCGAGCTCAGACGGGAGGTGGAATTGAGAATGAAAAATAGCGTTAAGAATGGAAAGACAGTCAGTCCGGATGTCATTTCGATGACTGTGAAGGGACCGGGTCTTCAACGTATGGTTCTAGTCGATCTACCTGGTATTATTAgt ACAGTAACTGTTGATATGGCGGAAGACACTCGTGAGGCGATTAAACAAATGAGTCAGCAGTATATGAGCAATCCTAACGCGATCATTCTTTGCATACAAGACGGCTCCGTCGACGCAGAGAGGAGTAACGTGACCGATCTTGTAGCTCAAATGGATCCATCGGGGAAAAGAACAATCTTTGTTTTGACAAAG GTTGACATGGCGgaagaaaatttaactaatCCTGACAGATTGCGTAAAATTTTATCCGGTAAATTGTTTCCGATGAAAGCATTAGGCTATTTCGCCGTAGTTACCGGTCGTGGCAGGCAAGATGACAGCATACAAACGATCAAAGATTACGAAGAAAAGTTTTTCAGGAATTCAAAACTCTTCaa agatGGTTTAGCTATGTCGGGTCAAGTGACTACCAAAAACTTGAGCTTGGCAGTTGCCGAATGCTTTTGGAAAATGGTCCGTGAAACAGTGGAGCAGCAAGCAGATGCATTTAAGGCTACGAGATTTAATTTGGAAACAGAATGGAAGAATAATTTCCCAag GTTAAGAGAATTAGACAGAGACGAGCTGTTCGAAAAAGCACGAGGTGAAATTTTAGACGAGATCGTCAACTTGTCGCAAGTGTCGCCGCGGCACTGGGAAGAAGTGTTGATGACTCGAAATTGGGAAAAAGTCAGCATGCatgttttcgaaaatatttatctgcCTGCTGCTCAAAGTGGAAATCCAA ATACATTCAACACCACTGTCGACATCAAGCTTAGGAATTGGGCTGAACAGCAACTACCTGCGCGTAGTGTCGAGAGCGGATGGGAATGTTTACAACAGGAATTCCAGAATTTCATGGCGCAAGCTCGGCTCAGCCCGGATCATGATGATATCTTCGACAATCTCAAGAACGCTGTTGTGAACGAAGCAATGCGGCGTCACTCGTGGGAAGAGAAG GCATCGGAAATGCTGCGTGTTATTCAACTTAACATTTTGGAAGACAGAAGTGTAAACGACAAACGTGAATGGGATCAGGCAGTTCGATTTCTAGAAACATCCGTTAAGGACAAACTGCAAAGTACAGAACAAATTCTGCGTGATATGCTGGGTCCTAATCGCAAAGATCGGTGGCTCTATTGGCAAAATCAAACTGAGGAACAACAGAAACGTACAGCGGTTAAGAATGAATTAGATAAAATTCTTTACGCCGACAAG AAACACGCACCAACTCTGACGCACGATGAACTTACGGCTGTTAGGAAAAATTTACAACGGAATGGATTAGAAATCgataatgaatttattcgaGAAACATGGCATCCTGTATACAGGAGATTTTTCTTGCAACAGAGTTTAGCGAGAGTGTACGATTGTAGGAAAGGATATTATCTATATCACACAGGGCACGAAAATGAA atggAATGTAACGATGTGGTGCTTTTCTGGCGAATACAACAAATGCTGAAAGTCACTGCAAATGCGCTGCGGCAGCAAATTATGAACAGAGAAGCTCGAAGATTAGACAAAGAAATTAAGGAAGTTCTCGAGGACTATAGTCAAGATAGCGAAATCAAGGCAAAATTACTTACAGGCAGACGAGTCACATTAGCTGAGGAACTAA aaCGAGTTAGacaaattcaagaaaaattagaagaatttaTCCAAGCattaaataaagagaaatga